A window of Myxococcales bacterium contains these coding sequences:
- a CDS encoding purine-binding chemotaxis protein CheW, producing the protein MSEISLACFEARGQCYAFDVGLVREIVRPQEVTPLPNAPELIDGVVELRGGLVPLLDLSRVLGGEASEETPASRIVVLDCDGLLLGLRVDAANYVLSIDPALLEDVPDLAVQAGYNVVRAVVRRSDGPPIMVLSVETILENVYRSALASPGEK; encoded by the coding sequence GTGAGCGAAATCAGTCTCGCGTGCTTTGAAGCGCGTGGGCAGTGCTATGCCTTCGATGTCGGGTTGGTGCGCGAAATCGTTCGCCCTCAGGAAGTCACGCCTCTTCCCAATGCTCCGGAACTGATCGATGGTGTCGTGGAGTTGCGCGGGGGCCTCGTGCCCTTGCTCGATCTCAGCCGCGTGTTGGGTGGCGAAGCGAGCGAGGAGACGCCGGCCTCACGCATCGTGGTTCTCGATTGCGATGGGTTGTTGCTCGGGTTGCGTGTGGATGCCGCAAACTACGTACTTTCGATCGACCCAGCACTTTTGGAAGATGTACCCGACCTCGCGGTTCAGGCAGGTTACAACGTCGTTCGCGCGGTGGTCCGGCGTTCTGATGGGCCTCCAATCATGGTTTTATCTGTGGAGACAATCTTGGAAAATGTTTATCGCTCCGCCTTGGCGAGCCCGGGAGAAAAGTAA